The sequence TTGCAGGCCATCAATATTGACCAGCAGGAGGCGCTTGTACAAGCCTTCGAAACCTTTCTTACACTTAAGATAAGGAACAATCTTGCAGATATTGATGAGGGCAAATCTTTTGGAAACTTTGTAAAACCTGCCGAACTTTCTACCAGGCAAAAACAGATACTAAAAGAAGCTTTCTGGGCGGTATCGGAACTGCAAAAAACAACACAGAATACACTCAAAGTAGCGCCTCAGGGATTGGGATTCATGGGATAAACAAAAGAAGAGGGAAAATTAATATTTTTTTCTTGACATACTATTGGTTTGTTGGTTAAAATACCAACAGGCAAACGAGAGGTGAATCTTGATAAGTTTTGAAGAAGCAGAAATCAGAAGCAGAATCATTAAAGCGCTTGCACATCCGGTAAGGTTGATGATAGTTGAGGTGCTTAAAGATGGAGAAACCCCTTTTTCAAAACTCAACGACCTTTTTGAATCTGATAAATCAACCGTATCGAAACACCTTCTTGTATTGAAGGAGGCAGGAATCGTCTCTTCACGGAAAAGTGGTTTGGAAATGTTCTATAAGCTTGAGGTGCCATGTATTACCGATTTTTTTAGCTGTGTTACGGCAGTTATCGAAAATACCGTAAAAAAGCAAAAGGCATGCCTATGTAGCAAGTAATTTTTTGTTACTGCGTTGATATATTTGTGAATACAATATTACATAATGATGAGTCATTTTGAGAAAACGTTATAAATTTCCTATTGTTGTATGCGTCTTTGTATTTGCATATTTTGTTCCCTTTGAAAAGCTAAGGGCGCAAAAGGCAATTCCTGAATCTTTTTATATATGCCTGCTTTCTTTGCTGCCAGCGCTATCATTGCTGACTATGATAGCGATAACAAGTCTTCTTATGACTTATGACAAAGAAGTTTTTTACAATCTTAAACTGGTAACCGGGGTTTCAACTATAGCAGGAATGGCGTTCGGGTGAATAGTTGAT is a genomic window of Pseudomonadota bacterium containing:
- a CDS encoding metalloregulator ArsR/SmtB family transcription factor, producing the protein MISFEEAEIRSRIIKALAHPVRLMIVEVLKDGETPFSKLNDLFESDKSTVSKHLLVLKEAGIVSSRKSGLEMFYKLEVPCITDFFSCVTAVIENTVKKQKACLCSK